The genomic region TGCCATCCTCGGCCACTCCGGCGACCCGCGGATCCTCGCGCTCGTCGCGGTCGCCATCGGTATCGTCCTGGCCGCGCTGATCCAGCAGCTGACCGGCTACTTCACCGAGACGACCCGGCGTCCCGTACGGGACATCGGCAAGACCTCGCTCACCGGCCCGGCCACGGTCGTCCTCGCCGGTATCTCGCTCGGTCTGGAATCGGCCGTCTACACCGCCCTGTTGATCGGCCTCGGCGTGTACGGGGCCTTCCTGCTCGGCGGTACGTCCATCATGCTGGCGCTCTTCGCGGTGGCCCTGGCCGGTACCGGTCTGCTCACCACGGTCGGTGTCATCGTCGCCATGGACACCTTCGGTCCGGTCTCCGACAACGCGCAGGGCATCGCCGAGATGTCCGGCGACGTCGAGGGCGCAGGCGCGCAGGTGCTCACCGACCTGGACGCCGTCGGCAACACCACCAAGGCCATCACCAAGGGCATCGCCATCGCCACCGCGGTACTGGCGGCGGCGGCGCTCTTCGGCTCGTACCGCGACGCGATCCTCACGGCCGCGAACGAAGTGGGCGAGAAGGTCTCCGGCGAGGGCGCGCCGATGAACCTGATGATGGACATCTCACAGCCCAACAACCTGGTCGGGCTCATCGCGGGCGCCGCGGTCGTCTTCCTCTTCTCGGGGCTGGCGATCAACGCGGTGTCACGGTCCGCCGGGGCCGTGGTCTACGAGGTGCGGCGGCAGTTCCGCGAGCACCCCGGGATCATGGACTACACCGAGAAGCCCGAGTACGGGCGCGTCGTCGACATCTGCACCAAGGACGCGCTGCGCGAGCTGACCACGCCGGGTCTGCTCGCCGTACTGACGCCGATCGCGATCGGCTTCACGCTCGGGGTCGGCGCGCTCGGCTCGTTCCTCGCGGGCGCCATCGGCACCGGGACGCTGATGGCCGTCTTCCTAGCCAACTCCGGCGGCGCGTGGGACAACGCGAAGAAACTCGTCGAGGACGGCCACCACGGCGGCAAGGGCAGCGAGGCCCATGCCGCGACGGTGATCGGCGACACGATCGGCGACCCCTTCAAGGACACCGCGGGGCCGGCGATCAACCCTCTCCTGAAGGTGATGAACCTGGTGGCGCTGCTCATCGCGCCCGCGGTGGTCAAATTCAGCTACGGCGAGGACAAGAGCGTGGGCATGCGGGTCCTCATCGCGGTGCTCTCGCTCGCCGTCATCGTGGGCGCGGTGTACGTGTCCAAGCGGCGCGGGATCGCCGTGGGTGACGAAGGCGACTCCGAGCGGGTGGCCAAGTCGGTGGATCCGGCGGTGGTTTCGTAGGCACCGGACAGCCACTGGGTGGCCGGCCGGGCGATTGCCTGGTCGGGTTCCGCTCAACGGGCGGGCGGGCGGCGCGTATTGACGTGCCGTCCGCCCGCCGGTGTGTGTTCACGCCCTGTTCGTGAGCCTTCTCTCGCTTGGTGCAAATGGCTGCAATAGCGGATAAAGTGGACCTTCGTCACGCTGGTGTCGCCCACTCGGCGTGTATGTTCCGGGGCCGAGGGCCATGGAAGGGACCAATCCGGTGAACGAGAAGCTCGCGGCCGCACTGTCCGGCGGTGCGGTACTGGTACTGGCGCTGTCGGGATGCAGCAGTGACGACAGCAGCGACAAGCTGAACTCCTGGGCCAAGCAGGTGTGTGACGCGGTGCAGCCGCAGGCGGGGAAGATCGAGGCCGCCAATACCTCGATCCAGCAGCAGACCTCGGACAACAGCACCCCGGCGGACGTCCAGAAGACCGACGCCCAGGCCTTCCAGGACATGTCCGACGCCTACAAGGCGATCGGCGCTGCCGTGGACGAGGCCGGGGCGCCCGACGTCGACGACGGCGAGAAGAAGCAGAAGGACGCCGTCACCGAGCTGAACACCATCTCCTCGTCGTACGCCGCTCTCAAGAAGCAGGTCGACGACCTCGACACGAAGGACCAGGCGAAGTTCGCCGACGGGCTCAAGGGGATCGCCACCCAGCTCGACAAACTGAGCCAGAGCGGCAACAACGCCCTCAAGAAGCTGGAGGAGGGCGACGTGGGCAAGGCGATGGCCAAGCAGGAGAGCTGCAAGTCCGCCACTGGGTCGCCGTCGGCCAGCAAGGCCTGAGGAACGGACGAGACCTCCCAAGGGGCGCCCCCTGAGGCCGTCCCCTGGGGCAGCGATCGTTCGTCAACCGAAAGAGGGCCCGGTACGCGCGCGTGCCGGGCCCTCGGCATGGGGCCACAGCCGCTTTCCCCAGCCGTCGACTCCGTCTGTCCACAGGGCGCGCGCCACGACGGTGCGAGCGGACACAATGGAGGCGTGAGTAACAGCAGCCTGCCACCGTTGCCCTCGTCCGACCGCACCGACGTCACCGCACGGCTGCGGGACGCCCTCCTGGGCGCCTCCTTCAGCGCCGACGGGCTGCTCGACCTGCTCGGCGCCCCCGCGTACGCGGCGCTGGCCCGCAGCGAGACCGTGCCCGCGCTCCGGGCCACCCGGGGCGACTCGCCGCTGGAGGCGCTCGTCCGGCTGTTCCTGCTGCAGCAGCCCGTGCCGCACGCGCGCGTGGCGGACGTCCTGCCGGTGGCGGACTGCCTGGAGAGCGGCTGGCTGACCCGGACCGGCGGGGACGAGGTCGCGGCGACGGTCGACGTACGGCCGTACGGCGGACCGGGCGGCGAGGACTGGTTCATCGTCTCGGACCTCGGCTGCGCGGTCGGCGGCGCCGGCGGCATCGGCAGCCGTGACGAAGCGGTCGTACTCGGTGTGGGCGGCGCGTCCATGACGCTCGCGGGCATCACGGTGCGTACGCCGGTGGGCTCGGCCCTCGACCTCGGTACCGGCTCCGGAATCCAGGCCCTGCACGCCGTCCAGCACGCGACGCGCGTGACCGCGACCGACCTCAACCCCCGCGCGCTGCACGTCACCGCGCTCACGCTCGCCCTGTCCGGCGCCCCGGCGGCGGACCTGCGCGAGGGCTCCCTCTTCGCACCGGTGGCCGACGACGAGACGTACGACCTGATCGTCTCCAACCCGCCCTTCGTGATCTCTCCCGGCGCCCGGCTCACGTACCGCGACGGCGGGATGGGCGGGGACGATCTGTGCCGCACGCTCGTTCAGGAGGCGGGCGACCGGCTGAACGACGGGGGGTACGCGCAGTTCCTCGCCAACTGGCAGCACGTGGAGGGCGAGGACTGGCAGGACCGGCTGCGGTCCTGGGTGCCGCGCGGCTGCGACGCGTGGATCGTGCAGCGCGAGGTCCAGGACGTCACGCAGTACGCCGAGCTGTGGCTGCGGGACGCGGGCGACCACCGCTCCGACCCGGTGGAGTACCAGGCGCGGTACGACGCGTGGCTGGACGAGTTCGAGGCGCGGAAGGTGAAGTCCGTCGGCTTCGGCTGGATCACCCTGCGCAAGTCGGCGGCCGCACAGCCCTCGGTCGTTGTCGAGGAGTGGCCGCACCCCGTCGAGCAGCCGCTCGGCGACACCGTGCGCGCGCACTTCGACCGTGTCGACTATCTGCGGGCGCACGACGACGCGGCGCTGCTCGCCGGGCACTTCATGCTCGCGGGCGAGGTCGTGCAGGAGCAGGTCGGGCTGCCCGGCGCCGAGGACCCCGAGCACGTCGTGCTGCGCCAGCACCGCGGGATGCGGCGGGCCACGAAGGTGGACACGGTCGGCGCGGGTTTCGCGGGCGTCTGCGACGGCACGCTGAGCGCGGGCCGGATCCTGGACGCCATCGCCCAACTGGTCGGAGAGGACCCGGTATTGCTCCGGGACCGCACCCCTTCCCAGATCCGGCTGCTGGTCGAACAGGGGTTCCTTGAGCCTGCCCGGTGAGTTGCCGGGCCTGCCGAGCGAGTGAGTGGCGGGAGCGAGCGAGTGGGCTGGGCCCCGCCGCGTGAGTTTCCCGGGTACCGGTTGCTGCGCACGCCGGACGCGGGCGGCATGGGACGTGGGGCGTGGATTGCCGACGCGCTCACCGCGGGACACCGGATCGAGCCCCTCCATCGGGCCCCTCCATCGGGCCCCTCCATCGGGATCCGCTACCGGGATCCGCTACCGGGATGTGAAACCGGCCAACATCCTTCTGGCCCCGGACGCTTCGGGCGATCCGTACGCGCGCGTGCTGCTCACCGGGCCCGTCTCCCCGTACGGCGAACAGGTCGGGCTCAGCGAGCCGGTGCGAGTTGTGGGCCGTGGACTGCGGTGAGGTCCGGCCGTACAGCCGGATGGCCAGGTCGAGGCCGTCGACACGGCGGCCGGCCTCGCCGAAGCCCGCGTCGAGTGGGCGGCTCCGCCCGCCTGGCACAGTCGCCTGTGTGCGAGGTGTGGGCACGGCGTGGCGGATGCCGCATGAGGGTGCATGGAGCTGTCCGCTCCGCGTTCATCCAGGGTTCGTTTTCCGGCTTCCCGGAGGTGTCAGCGTCCCGATGCCGGGGTACCGAAGGGCGGACCCAGGGGTACCGAAGGGCGGAGGAGGCGAGCCATGGAGAGCGGACCTGCGATCTTCACGGGATCGGTGTTCGCCCTGTTCGGAGGCGGGCTTCTGCTGTGGACGGCGGTCCGGCTGCGGCAGCGCGCCCCGGTCGCCCACGGGGTGAATCCGGTCGCCTCGGCGGCGGTCGCGGGCTTTGCCGGGACGACCGCGCTGTTCCTCGCCGTGTGGTGTTTCACGCGCACCTGAGTGCCGCTCGCCTCATCGACGCCCCCGCCCTCACCTTGGCCGGGAATGGCCCCCGGGCGTCCGGGAATCGCCGTTCCGCAGCGGTCGTGGACAAGATCCGCAGCCTTCGAGAACGCGGACCTCCGGTAATTGAGAGGTCACCCTCCGGATAAGCCCGAAACGGCAGGTCGGCACTCCGGGCGGCAGGAATGGCGGGAGTCGGGTTACCGTTCGAGTGGCCGTTGCGAACTTTTCCCGTTTGACACGGGGGCGGGATGTACCGTCACACTCCGCAGCGTCAGCATGACCCGACCCCCGGGTTCCAGGCCTGGGGCGAGACCCCCTGCGTCGACCGGAGAGAAGAGCGAAGTTGTCCCCGACCAGCGAGACCGCACACGGCGGCCGCCGACTCGTCATCGTCGAGT from Streptomyces sp. NBC_00878 harbors:
- a CDS encoding class I SAM-dependent methyltransferase, coding for MSNSSLPPLPSSDRTDVTARLRDALLGASFSADGLLDLLGAPAYAALARSETVPALRATRGDSPLEALVRLFLLQQPVPHARVADVLPVADCLESGWLTRTGGDEVAATVDVRPYGGPGGEDWFIVSDLGCAVGGAGGIGSRDEAVVLGVGGASMTLAGITVRTPVGSALDLGTGSGIQALHAVQHATRVTATDLNPRALHVTALTLALSGAPAADLREGSLFAPVADDETYDLIVSNPPFVISPGARLTYRDGGMGGDDLCRTLVQEAGDRLNDGGYAQFLANWQHVEGEDWQDRLRSWVPRGCDAWIVQREVQDVTQYAELWLRDAGDHRSDPVEYQARYDAWLDEFEARKVKSVGFGWITLRKSAAAQPSVVVEEWPHPVEQPLGDTVRAHFDRVDYLRAHDDAALLAGHFMLAGEVVQEQVGLPGAEDPEHVVLRQHRGMRRATKVDTVGAGFAGVCDGTLSAGRILDAIAQLVGEDPVLLRDRTPSQIRLLVEQGFLEPAR
- a CDS encoding sodium-translocating pyrophosphatase, with amino-acid sequence MAGLSTPHQFDQPTTFAAAVLTDDNRLIVMVIAAVALAALVVAGVLVRQVLAAGEGTESMKKIAVAIQEGANAYLGRQMRTLGVFAVVVFFLLMLLPADDWNQRAGRSVFFLIGAAFSATTGYIGMWLAVRSNVRVAAAAREATPAEGEPEKDLTAVSHKAMKIAFRTGGVVGMFTVGLGLLGASCVVLVYAADAPKVLEGFGLGAALIAMFMRVGGGIFTKAADVGADLVGKVEQGIPEDDPRNAATIADNVGDNVGDCAGMAADLFESYAVTLVAALILGKAAFGDSGLAFPLIVPAIGVLTAMVGIFAVAPRRADRSGMSAINRGFFISAAISLVLVAAAVYAYLPSTYADLDGVTDDAILGHSGDPRILALVAVAIGIVLAALIQQLTGYFTETTRRPVRDIGKTSLTGPATVVLAGISLGLESAVYTALLIGLGVYGAFLLGGTSIMLALFAVALAGTGLLTTVGVIVAMDTFGPVSDNAQGIAEMSGDVEGAGAQVLTDLDAVGNTTKAITKGIAIATAVLAAAALFGSYRDAILTAANEVGEKVSGEGAPMNLMMDISQPNNLVGLIAGAAVVFLFSGLAINAVSRSAGAVVYEVRRQFREHPGIMDYTEKPEYGRVVDICTKDALRELTTPGLLAVLTPIAIGFTLGVGALGSFLAGAIGTGTLMAVFLANSGGAWDNAKKLVEDGHHGGKGSEAHAATVIGDTIGDPFKDTAGPAINPLLKVMNLVALLIAPAVVKFSYGEDKSVGMRVLIAVLSLAVIVGAVYVSKRRGIAVGDEGDSERVAKSVDPAVVS
- a CDS encoding small secreted protein, which gives rise to MEGTNPVNEKLAAALSGGAVLVLALSGCSSDDSSDKLNSWAKQVCDAVQPQAGKIEAANTSIQQQTSDNSTPADVQKTDAQAFQDMSDAYKAIGAAVDEAGAPDVDDGEKKQKDAVTELNTISSSYAALKKQVDDLDTKDQAKFADGLKGIATQLDKLSQSGNNALKKLEEGDVGKAMAKQESCKSATGSPSASKA